TCATTTATATAGTCTTTGTCTTTCTTAAAATTTAAAATTATATAACTTAAATCCTCAATAGCACCCTTAAAGTTTCCTATAGAGATTTTTTCAAAAGCAATTAGCTTTCTATTGGTAAACTTGTCAAGCTCTTGTTGTATGTTTGAATCTAACTCAATTATAATTACTTGACTTCCGTCAGAATTTACTTGTGAATTTGTTTGTAGAAAAAATATTTGTAAAATGTAAAAGCTTATAAGTTTTTTCAATGTTTTTTGTTTTGTGGATTTTTTTGTTCGTTTCGCAATCATAGCAGACAACGTTTTCGGGCTTTGCGTTCGGGCGGGTTTCGGAGCACTAAACTGTCAATAAGCACTGAACTTGAATAGAAGCACAAAGCTCCAAATTTGCACATCAGCCCGCCTGACGCAAAACCCGTGTTACCGGCTGGCTTTTTCTAGTTTGTCGTTTACAATATATTTTATTTCTCCTGTACCAATAACTGTCGCACCTTCTCTAAATTCAAATTGCATTCCTTCGGTCAAACAACCAGCAAAATAGTCGGGTGATAGGATTTTGATTTTTGCTTCAACTGTGTCACCAGGAAAAACTGTGTCCTTGTCAATGAAAGTTTGTTGTCCTGAAGTCTGCATTTCGGTGAAATCAAACTTTACTTGCGGTCTGTAACCGCTTTTCGCAGGAGTTAGTCTGCCACCTTCATCAGTCGTCCTGTATGAAAGTATTGCAATAAAGTCCATTTTATTAAATTCTTGCTCGTAGAAATCGAGAATGTTTTTTAATATGTTGTCAAAGTTACTCTCATTGCAAAATCTTGTCGAAGTGTCGATTAGTTCAGCTATCGAACTGCCTGCTTCAACCTGCCAAGCATTTTGTTCGTTGAATTTTCTTGCTTCTATTTTCTCAACGGTAATTGGTGAACCGAAATACTCTTTAAGTTCCTGAACAAAGTCAGCAATTTTGCTTTGGTCTTGTGTCGGCCAATCATTCATTGCATTCAAAAACAAAGTTGCAATGTCTTTCAATTTGCGGTTGCTTTGGTCAATGTCAACCAAGTTCCAAAGTGTCGAATATGTTTCAATTTTATTGTCCAATGTGTCGTTGTCTAAGCTTGCTGGTAACGACTCGCGCGGCTTTGCGAGGTTTGGAGAGCAAATATAATGAAGTTTATTTGCCTCGAGAAATTTTGCAAAACCGCCAGATGTGCGAAGTCCCGTAGGGCGTAGCACAAATGGCGGTTGTAAGCCGCGCGAGTCGATGTGCCAAAATCCTACCGACAACTGCCATTGTTAGGGATTTTGGCACATCGGTTTGGGTATTGCCGAAGGCGGGGATTTTTAGCACTAAAGTTGATAAAAAGTACAAATGTTCAAATAAGTACAAAAGTCTCTAAATATGTACTTCAGCCCCGCTTTTGGCAATACATTGTTGGCAGAAGTATTTTAATTACTGTATTTTAGTGTATTTTGATTTACAAGCTTCAATACATGGATAAACAAGTATTAAGGTATTACCATTCAATTCATATTTAATTGTTGAATTTTGACAGTTTGTAGAATTTATAGTAGAATTAGATATGGAATATGTTCCAGTTGTACTTGAATTGGTTTCTATTGACATGTCACAAATTAAGCCATTAGAAGTTATGTTACCATTATTATCAAATATTAGTTTTTTGTTACTACTAATTGGGTTAAATGTTCCACTACCATCTCCAGGGTCAGCTAGTATTTCAGTTAATTTCCAAGTACCTTCTAAATTATTAGTTATTGCATTTTCATCCTTATCACAAGAAGTAAATGTCAAAAAAAATATTGCGATTGTTGAAAAATAGTTCTTCATAATTTTAGTTTTAAATGTAATTATTTCTTTAGTAGATTTAGTAATATTTCTGCCATCGTCCGCTGGCTTGAAGTAGGTCGGGTTTTCCAAGACAACGATTAATCAAAAATACACACTTTCGCATAAAGACAAAATTTATTTTGAAGACACACAGCCCGACTTTCTTCAAACCAGCAGTTATGTGTCGGATTTTTTATTATAGAACACCATATCTTTTTGCTCTTCTTGCAGAATTTTTATTTTTTCAAAATTCATGTTTGTAATAACGCTTGTTTTCGTCCATCTGTCGTGCCATCCTTTACTAATGTCCCCTAAACAACTAAATGCTTCAAATGGTATTAGCCTGATAATAGACCTTAAAGCCATTTGTTTGATTTTTGGCTTACAACCATACTCATCTACCACAATAGTTTTAGTGAAGTACTTTCCTGGTGTTTTTTGCCATAGTTGTTCAAATAGAAAATAGTATGAGGCATAAATAAGACTTTGAAACAGATATAATAAAAAAGTAACAACAAAGGTTTCTTCTTCTACTTGAATAGGAAAGAAACCAACTAGTTCAAAAATGTAAAAGATTAATTCTAGCAGAATTTTAATTATAACCATATCAATACCAAAATGAATCAATCTTTGATTTTGACCTATAGCGTTTATAGTTCCTTTAGCTAAATATTCTTCTTTTAATTCTACAAGTTTGCCCGTATTGTCATAGACATTTTTTACACGAAACCTTTGTTCTACAAGTTCTGATATTTTCTTCATATGTTTTTTTAGTCCTTTTTGCTTAATACGTTAGTGTGTGTTTTCAGAAAATCTGACACATAACGGTTTGCAGCTTGGCGAAGTGGCTGATTTTGAAGCACTTACTTTCATTTTAGCACTGAATCCGCCATTTTGCCAAACTGCTGTTAGCCGTTCGTTGTTTTTTCGTTCGTTATAAATTCTGTTTTATATCTCATTAATTGTCTAATTGAAGTCAAGTGTCCAAATAATACGATTGGTACAATAAAAGTCGGCAACCAACTAAATGGAAAATTTAAAATCGCAATGTTCGGTTGGTCAAAAGCAAATTTTTGAATGGGTGAAGGTACTGAAAATAAAGCGTTCACAACAATATTAATTAAAAGTCCTAGACAAATAAAATTCCAAGTTAAAATTGTCTGCCTTTTTAGTTTAGCTTTTGACAGTCCGAAATATGCAATAATTGGTGCTGTTATTCCCGCAAGTATGTCAAAGTTTCGTCCTTCAAAAGTCATAAGTTCAGGGATTGCTTTGTTCAAGAAAAGCCAAAACAAAACTATCTCAACAGGTATTCTTACTGTGTTTAGATAGGTCAAATACTTGAGCGGTAAACTGTCAATAAATTTTCTGCCTTTTGAAGTTGAGAACAATAAAATTATTGTGAAAATAGTCGGCAAAATTCCTGTTAATATTATTTTGGGTGGAAATGTATTTGTGTCGCTGTTGTAAACATTTTTGTACGCCAGAACTGCTTGAATTGTCAACCAAAGTGTTAAACCGATAAAAATGGGAGTTGCCATTTTTCGAGTTTGTTCAGAATTTGAATTTCTAATTGTCCAAATGAAAAGTTGCAAGGTCGCAACTGTTGTCAGTCCAAAAGTTAATGAAATAAATGTCGGTAAATTTTCTATCATTTTTCTGTTCGTTTAATGTTTGCAGTGTCGCTGTACAATGACGCATAACGCCAGTTCGTCTAAAAACTAACATTTAGACAAATATAAGGTTTTAGAACTTAAATACATAGCGTTTATTGAGTTCAAATTTTGAGTTATGTTAGATTTGAAGTTTTGTGATGAAAAATTAGAAGACGTAGAATGGA
The DNA window shown above is from Chitinophagales bacterium and carries:
- a CDS encoding RDD family protein yields the protein MKKISELVEQRFRVKNVYDNTGKLVELKEEYLAKGTINAIGQNQRLIHFGIDMVIIKILLELIFYIFELVGFFPIQVEEETFVVTFLLYLFQSLIYASYYFLFEQLWQKTPGKYFTKTIVVDEYGCKPKIKQMALRSIIRLIPFEAFSCLGDISKGWHDRWTKTSVITNMNFEKIKILQEEQKDMVFYNKKSDT
- a CDS encoding lipocalin family protein; the encoded protein is MKNYFSTIAIFFLTFTSCDKDENAITNNLEGTWKLTEILADPGDGSGTFNPISSNKKLIFDNNGNITSNGLICDMSIETNSSTTGTYSISNSTINSTNCQNSTIKYELNGNTLILVYPCIEACKSKYTKIQ